The segment ACTTTATCTTTGACTTTCTCCTTGACTTTCTCTTTGACTTTCTCCTtgactttatattttatattttgtttgacttTCTCCTTGACTTTCTCCTTGACTTTCTCTTTGACTTTCTCTTTGACTTTCTCCTTGACTTTCTCCTTGACTTTCTCTTTGACTTTCTCTTTGATATTCTCTTTGACTTTCTCCTTGACTTTCTCCTTGACTTTCTCTTTTACTTTCTCCTTGACTTTCTCCTTTACTTTCTCTTTGACTTTCTCTTTTACTTTCTCCTTGACTTTCTCCTTGACTTTCTCTTTGATATTCTGTTTGACTTTCTTCTTCACTTTCTTCTTGACTTTCTCTTTGACTTTCTCTTTGATGTTCTGTTTGACTTTCTGTTTGACTTTCTCTTTTACTTTCTCCTTGACTTTCTCCTTGACTTTCTCTTTGATATTCTGTTTGACTTTCTCCCTTACTTTCTCCTTGACTTTATCTTTGACTTTCTCCTTGACTTTCTCTTTGACTTTCTCCTTGACTTTATCTTTGACTTTCTCTTTGATATTCTCTTTGACTTTCTCCTTGactttatatttgatattctaTTTGACTTTCTCCTTGACTTTATCTTTGACTTTCTCTCTGACTTTCTCCTTGACTTTATCTTTGACTTTCTCCTTGACTTTCTCCTTGACTTTCTCTTTGACTTTCTCTTTGACTTTCTCCTTGACTTTCTCCTTGACTTTCTCTTTGATATTCTGTTTGACTTTCTTCTTCACTTTCTTCTTGACTTTCTCTTTGACTTTCTCTTTGATGTTCTGTTTGACTTTCTCTTTGACTTTCTCTTTTACTTTTTCCTTGACTTTCTCCTTGACTTTATCTTTGATATTCTGTTTGACTTTCTCTTTGACTAGGGACTTTGCTTTCtctatattgaaattatttcgTGCTACGGACAGAAGcgctttaaaaaatgtgattgtTGCAGAGCTTAAAACTGTTCACAtaccctccaaaaaaaaaattaacttatcttT is part of the Biomphalaria glabrata chromosome 10, xgBioGlab47.1, whole genome shotgun sequence genome and harbors:
- the LOC129928742 gene encoding uncharacterized protein PF3D7_1120000-like, with translation MAIAEDVIEKQKVLPELRFFIQDFHTLLSVARNNFNIEKAKSLVKEKVKQNIKDKVKEKVKEKVKEKVKEKVKQNIKEKVKEKVKKKVKKKVKQNIKEKVKEKVKEKVKEKVKEKVKEKVKEKVKDKVKEKEKVKENIKEKVKDKVKEKVKEKVKEKVKDKVKEKVREKVKQNIKEKVKEKVKEKVKEKVKQKVKQNIKEKVKEKVKKKVKKKVKQNIKEKVKEKVKEKVKEKVKEKVKEKVKEKVKEKVKEKVKEKVKENIKEKVKEKVKEKVKEKVKEKVKEKVKEKVKEKVKQNIKYKVKEKVKEKVKEKVKDKVKEKVKEKVKDKVKEKVKQNIKYKVK